The Agromyces hippuratus genome has a window encoding:
- a CDS encoding DUF3817 domain-containing protein has protein sequence MPLEPKSADLPRIRGALKFYQVASVITGVMLLLLCAEMIMKYAFHLELYAFGDQGVLAFTPVIETAAGLESTGTGVNLSTGILIAHGWFYVVYLFSDFRLWSLMRWPFSRFIVIALGGIVPFLSFFLEARIGREVREYLDRREAAEAAAAEPVASDPTDTSDTLEAKQ, from the coding sequence ATGCCCCTCGAGCCGAAATCCGCCGATCTGCCGCGCATTCGCGGGGCGTTGAAGTTCTACCAGGTCGCTTCGGTGATCACCGGCGTCATGCTCCTGCTGCTGTGCGCCGAGATGATCATGAAGTACGCGTTCCACCTAGAGCTCTACGCCTTCGGCGACCAGGGCGTGCTCGCCTTCACCCCGGTGATCGAGACGGCCGCCGGCCTCGAGTCGACCGGCACCGGCGTGAACCTCTCGACCGGCATCCTCATCGCCCACGGCTGGTTCTACGTCGTGTACCTCTTCAGCGACTTCCGGCTCTGGAGCCTCATGCGCTGGCCGTTCAGCCGCTTCATCGTCATCGCGCTCGGCGGCATCGTGCCGTTCCTCTCGTTCTTCCTCGAGGCCCGCATCGGTCGTGAGGTGCGCGAGTACCTCGACCGCCGCGAAGCCGCAGAGGCCGCAGCGGCCGAACCCGTCGCCTCAGACCCCACCGACACTTCCGACACCCTGGAGGCCAAGCAGTGA
- a CDS encoding TetR/AcrR family transcriptional regulator, producing MATKAEQRERTRAVILELATQAFAERGYAGVALEDLVAEAGLTRGALYHHFGSKQALFRAVLEAAQARVARAVEVAAAGASDPLAGFLDGCRAFLEASLSPGVRRILLVDGPAVLGWDDWRSGDLDTSAGLLDEGVAELAAAGVIASHRLRTVATMISGALNEVAVANAAAADAPGEIDAAVETLARMLTGLAPLDAA from the coding sequence ATGGCTACGAAGGCGGAACAACGGGAGCGAACGCGCGCGGTCATCCTGGAGCTCGCCACGCAGGCGTTCGCCGAGCGGGGCTACGCCGGCGTCGCCCTCGAAGACCTCGTCGCAGAGGCAGGGCTCACCCGCGGGGCGCTGTACCACCACTTCGGCAGCAAGCAGGCGCTGTTCCGCGCCGTGCTCGAAGCGGCGCAGGCCCGAGTGGCGCGCGCTGTCGAGGTCGCCGCTGCCGGCGCCAGCGATCCGCTCGCCGGGTTCCTCGACGGCTGTCGCGCGTTCCTCGAGGCGAGCCTTTCGCCCGGCGTGCGCCGGATCCTCCTCGTCGACGGCCCAGCAGTCCTCGGGTGGGACGACTGGCGTAGCGGCGATCTCGACACGAGTGCCGGCCTCCTCGACGAGGGCGTCGCGGAACTGGCCGCGGCCGGAGTCATCGCGTCGCATCGGCTGCGCACGGTTGCGACGATGATCTCGGGCGCCCTCAACGAGGTCGCAGTGGCCAACGCCGCGGCCGCGGACGCGCCGGGTGAGATCGACGCAGCTGTGGAAACACTGGCCCGCATGCTCACGGGACTCGCCCCGCTCGACGCCGCGTAG
- a CDS encoding VOC family protein, with protein MNLYPVLGTTDVQASAGFYREHFGFDVTFDTDWYVSLRHPLPPHAEIALLDAAHQSIPADFRVPAAGVIVNIEVDDVDVLASALEAAGVPIAQELRSEGFGQRHVIVRDPGGVLVDVITPIPPSDEYAASFAADGAAG; from the coding sequence ATGAATCTCTATCCCGTGCTCGGCACCACCGACGTCCAAGCGAGTGCCGGCTTCTACCGCGAGCACTTCGGCTTCGATGTGACGTTCGACACCGACTGGTACGTCAGCCTGCGGCATCCGCTGCCCCCACACGCCGAGATCGCACTGCTCGATGCCGCCCACCAGAGCATTCCCGCCGACTTCCGCGTGCCGGCCGCGGGCGTGATCGTGAACATCGAGGTCGACGATGTCGACGTGCTCGCCTCCGCACTGGAGGCCGCCGGTGTGCCGATCGCGCAGGAGCTGCGCAGCGAGGGATTCGGGCAACGTCACGTGATCGTGCGCGACCCGGGCGGCGTGCTCGTCGATGTGATCACGCCGATTCCGCCATCGGACGAGTACGCGGCGTCATTCGCCGCCGACGGCGCGGCAGGCTGA
- a CDS encoding SURF1 family cytochrome oxidase biogenesis protein has product MPTHTRSAMWRMMLRPRWVLALLLALGIAAAFALLGQWQLERAVESSVVVERPTEVVRPFAGIAEPDGPTTQAATAQLVEVTGTVVPGDTAIVEGRLNEGVAGFWPVVHLEVTDGTPAGLPVALGWAADEQTAREAADAFERSIDPSEPITFVGRFLPSEAPIAPDQEGDPFAMQTVAVAQLINIWAGYDDRPVYFGYVTAAEAPAGLDAIVSPPPEQETQLDWLNVFYAIEWAVFAGFAIYLWYRLVRDAVEREREEQEEAEASAARVVAGGSPGGD; this is encoded by the coding sequence GTGCCCACCCACACCCGAAGCGCCATGTGGCGGATGATGCTGCGCCCCAGGTGGGTGCTCGCGCTGCTCCTCGCACTCGGCATCGCCGCGGCGTTCGCCCTGCTCGGCCAGTGGCAGCTCGAGCGTGCCGTCGAATCCTCGGTCGTCGTCGAACGCCCGACCGAAGTGGTGCGGCCGTTCGCGGGCATCGCCGAGCCCGACGGGCCGACCACGCAGGCGGCCACCGCCCAGCTCGTCGAGGTCACCGGCACCGTCGTGCCCGGTGACACGGCCATCGTCGAGGGCCGGCTGAACGAGGGCGTCGCCGGGTTCTGGCCTGTCGTGCACCTCGAAGTGACCGACGGCACCCCCGCAGGGCTCCCCGTCGCGCTCGGCTGGGCCGCCGACGAGCAGACGGCGCGCGAGGCCGCCGACGCGTTCGAGCGGTCGATCGACCCGAGCGAACCGATCACGTTCGTGGGCCGCTTCCTGCCGAGCGAGGCGCCGATCGCCCCCGACCAGGAGGGCGACCCGTTCGCGATGCAGACCGTCGCCGTGGCGCAGCTCATCAACATCTGGGCCGGCTACGACGACCGGCCCGTCTATTTCGGCTACGTCACCGCCGCGGAGGCGCCGGCCGGCCTCGATGCGATCGTCTCGCCGCCGCCCGAGCAGGAGACCCAGCTCGACTGGCTCAACGTGTTCTACGCGATCGAGTGGGCGGTCTTCGCCGGGTTCGCGATCTACCTCTGGTACCGGCTCGTGCGCGACGCCGTCGAACGCGAGCGCGAAGAGCAGGAGGAGGCCGAGGCATCCGCTGCTCGGGTCGTCGCCGGCGGATCGCCGGGCGGCGACTGA
- a CDS encoding glycerol-3-phosphate dehydrogenase/oxidase codes for MTRSTKLGPEERKAAIARLKEKELDILVVGGGIVGTGSALDAVTRGLSTGLLEARDWASGTSSRSSKLVHGGIRYLEQLDFRLVREALIERGLLLQRIAPHLVKPVRFLYPLKTRIIERCYVGAGMLLYDIFSYTGLRPPGVPHHRHLSKRQVMRAIPSLSKDALVGGLTYYDAQVDDARYVASLARTASFYGAHVASRVKVEGFIKVGERVVGVRAHDLETDEHFEIRAKQVVNATGVWTDDTQRMVGERGTFKVRASKGVHLVVPRDRIQSAMGMIFRTEKSVLFVIPWGRHWLIGTTDTDWNLDKAHPAATAADIDYLLEHVNAVLGIPLTREDVEGVYAGLRPLLAGESDQTSKLSREHLVAHTVPGLVVIAGGKWTTYRVMAKDAIDAAVDALDGKVPKSTTQDIPLLGAEGYQAAWNKRGKIARAFGVHEVRIEHLLNRYGTMTDELLDLIREDPSLGEPLPGADDYLGAEVVYAATHEGALHLDDVLARRTRISIEAWDRGVSAAPVAAKLMGGVLGWNTARQTLEVERYLERVAAERASQEQPDDESADRVRLEAPDIVKVD; via the coding sequence GTGACACGTTCGACCAAGCTCGGACCTGAGGAACGGAAGGCCGCGATCGCGCGCCTCAAGGAGAAAGAGCTCGACATCCTCGTGGTCGGCGGCGGCATCGTCGGCACCGGATCCGCGCTCGACGCGGTCACGCGAGGCCTCTCGACGGGGCTCCTCGAGGCCCGCGACTGGGCGTCGGGCACCTCGAGTCGTTCGTCGAAGCTCGTGCACGGCGGCATCCGCTACCTCGAACAGCTCGACTTCAGGCTCGTGCGCGAGGCGCTCATCGAGCGCGGACTGCTGCTGCAGCGCATCGCGCCGCACCTCGTGAAGCCCGTGCGCTTCCTCTACCCGCTGAAGACCCGCATCATCGAACGGTGCTACGTGGGCGCCGGCATGTTGCTCTACGACATCTTCAGCTACACCGGTCTGCGGCCGCCCGGGGTGCCCCACCACCGCCACCTCTCGAAGCGGCAGGTGATGCGCGCCATCCCGTCACTCTCGAAGGACGCCCTCGTCGGCGGCCTCACCTACTACGACGCCCAGGTCGACGACGCCCGCTACGTGGCCTCGCTCGCCCGCACCGCGTCGTTCTACGGCGCGCACGTCGCGAGCCGGGTCAAGGTCGAGGGCTTCATCAAGGTCGGCGAGCGAGTCGTCGGCGTGAGGGCGCACGACCTCGAGACCGACGAGCACTTCGAGATCCGTGCGAAGCAGGTCGTGAACGCCACGGGCGTCTGGACCGACGACACCCAGCGCATGGTCGGCGAACGCGGCACGTTCAAGGTGCGCGCATCGAAGGGCGTGCACCTCGTCGTGCCCCGCGACCGCATCCAGTCGGCGATGGGCATGATCTTCCGCACCGAGAAGAGCGTGCTGTTCGTGATTCCGTGGGGCCGTCATTGGCTGATCGGCACGACCGACACCGACTGGAACCTCGACAAGGCCCACCCGGCGGCGACCGCCGCCGACATCGACTACCTGCTCGAGCACGTCAACGCCGTGCTCGGCATCCCGCTCACCCGAGAAGACGTCGAGGGCGTGTACGCCGGTCTCCGGCCCCTGCTCGCCGGGGAGAGCGACCAGACCTCGAAGCTCTCGCGCGAGCACCTCGTCGCCCACACCGTGCCGGGCCTCGTGGTGATCGCGGGCGGCAAGTGGACGACCTACCGGGTCATGGCGAAGGATGCGATCGATGCGGCGGTCGACGCCCTCGACGGCAAGGTGCCGAAGTCGACGACGCAGGACATCCCGTTGCTCGGAGCCGAGGGCTACCAGGCGGCGTGGAACAAGCGCGGCAAGATCGCGCGCGCGTTCGGCGTGCACGAGGTGCGCATCGAGCACCTGCTGAACCGGTACGGCACGATGACCGACGAGCTGCTCGACCTGATCCGCGAGGATCCGTCCCTCGGCGAGCCGCTGCCCGGGGCCGACGACTACCTCGGAGCCGAGGTCGTCTACGCGGCCACGCACGAGGGCGCCCTGCACCTCGACGACGTGCTCGCCCGCCGCACGCGCATCTCGATCGAGGCGTGGGATCGCGGCGTCTCAGCCGCCCCCGTCGCCGCGAAGCTCATGGGCGGGGTGCTCGGCTGGAACACGGCGCGCCAGACCCTCGAGGTCGAGCGCTACCTCGAGCGGGTCGCGGCCGAACGGGCATCGCAGGAGCAGCCCGACGACGAGTCGGCCGACCGGGTGCGGCTCGAAGCGCCCGACATCGTGAAGGTGGACTGA
- a CDS encoding GuaB3 family IMP dehydrogenase-related protein: MTQEIEIGRSKRGQRVYAFDDIAIVPSRRTRDPEDVSVGWTIDAYQFDIPFLAAPMDSVVSPQTAIMMGQLGGLGVLDLEGLWTRYEDPEPVLAEIRNLTPENATARMQQLYSEPIKPELVTARLAEIRAAGVTVAGALSPQRTQELYETVVAAGVDLFVIRGTTVSAEHVSKNQEPLNLKKFIYELDVPVIVGGAATYTAALHLMRTGAAGVLVGFGGGAASTTRATLGIHAPMATAVADVAGARRDYLDESGGRYVHVIADGGVGKSGDIVKAIACGADAVMLGAALARATDAPGGGYHWGAEAHHPKLPRGQRVHVGQVAPLEEVFYGPAPSADGVTNLVGALKRSMATTGYSDLKEFQRVDVVVAPYQSS; encoded by the coding sequence GTGACCCAGGAGATCGAGATCGGCCGCTCCAAGCGGGGCCAGCGCGTCTATGCATTCGATGACATCGCGATCGTGCCCAGCCGGCGCACCCGCGACCCCGAAGACGTCTCGGTCGGGTGGACGATCGACGCGTACCAGTTCGACATCCCGTTCCTCGCCGCCCCCATGGACTCCGTCGTCTCGCCGCAGACGGCGATCATGATGGGCCAGCTCGGCGGCCTCGGCGTGCTCGACCTCGAGGGCCTCTGGACCCGGTACGAAGACCCCGAGCCCGTGCTCGCCGAGATCCGCAATCTCACGCCCGAGAACGCCACGGCGCGCATGCAGCAGCTCTACTCCGAGCCGATCAAGCCCGAGCTCGTCACCGCGCGCCTCGCCGAGATCCGCGCGGCCGGCGTCACCGTCGCCGGCGCGCTCTCGCCCCAGCGCACGCAGGAGCTCTACGAGACGGTCGTCGCCGCCGGCGTCGACCTGTTCGTGATCCGGGGCACCACGGTGTCGGCCGAGCACGTCTCGAAGAACCAGGAGCCCCTGAACCTCAAGAAGTTCATCTACGAGCTCGACGTGCCCGTGATCGTCGGCGGGGCGGCGACCTACACCGCGGCACTGCACCTCATGCGCACCGGCGCGGCCGGCGTGCTCGTCGGATTCGGCGGGGGAGCGGCGTCGACGACGCGGGCGACCCTCGGCATCCACGCCCCCATGGCCACCGCCGTCGCAGACGTCGCCGGCGCGCGCCGCGACTACCTCGACGAGTCGGGCGGCCGCTACGTGCACGTCATCGCCGACGGCGGCGTCGGCAAGTCGGGAGACATCGTCAAGGCGATCGCGTGCGGCGCCGACGCGGTCATGCTCGGCGCGGCACTCGCGCGGGCGACGGATGCCCCGGGCGGCGGCTACCACTGGGGCGCCGAAGCGCACCACCCGAAGCTGCCGCGCGGCCAGCGCGTGCACGTCGGCCAGGTCGCTCCGCTCGAAGAGGTGTTCTACGGCCCCGCGCCGTCGGCCGACGGCGTCACGAACCTCGTCGGCGCACTGAAGCGCTCGATGGCGACCACCGGCTACTCCGACCTCAAGGAGTTCCAGCGCGTCGACGTCGTCGTCGCGCCCTACCAGTCCTCCTGA
- a CDS encoding DUF6463 family protein: MTRQRSNRRTAIAGPVLIIVWVLHTAVGVLASAPALGEALAGGWYGAMTSDLEVALWFLMTGFFGLVAGLAMTALEHAGRLPWSVSIALLMIALIGVSAAPVSGFLLVLVAAVIAVVQSARQSRRRASADLGRGERPFEAVDPSESEGAGLEHSSRSGQGRA, encoded by the coding sequence ATGACGAGACAGAGAAGCAACAGGCGAACGGCGATTGCCGGACCGGTGCTCATCATCGTGTGGGTGCTGCACACTGCAGTCGGAGTGCTTGCATCTGCTCCAGCGCTGGGCGAGGCATTGGCCGGCGGCTGGTACGGAGCGATGACGAGCGACCTCGAGGTGGCGCTCTGGTTCTTGATGACCGGATTCTTCGGATTGGTCGCCGGCCTGGCGATGACCGCCCTCGAGCACGCCGGGCGGCTGCCATGGTCGGTCAGCATCGCGCTGCTGATGATCGCGCTGATCGGGGTGAGTGCGGCGCCGGTGTCCGGCTTCCTGCTCGTGCTCGTGGCTGCGGTCATCGCTGTCGTGCAGTCGGCACGCCAGAGCCGTCGGCGTGCATCGGCTGACCTGGGCAGGGGCGAACGTCCGTTCGAAGCAGTGGACCCGTCGGAGTCGGAGGGCGCCGGGCTCGAGCACTCATCACGATCGGGACAGGGCAGGGCATGA
- a CDS encoding ABC-F family ATP-binding cassette domain-containing protein: MGFIDVNGVSFSLADGRPLLADLAFRVTDGATTALIGANGAGKSTLLRIVRGELRPDEGSVQVDGGLGVMDQFVGTGATIEGTDATVQGLLVSVAPTRIRAAAIELEASETALIEHDDTAAQMRYATALAEYAEAGGYDQEVVWDHCTTAALGIPFERAKWRELSTLSGGEQKRLALEALFRGPEQVLLLDEPDNSLDVPGKRWLEGQLRATPKTVLLVSHDRELLARAADRIVTLEVGAAGNTAWVHGGSFEGYHQARDERFERLDELRRRWDEQHVALKTLVANLKVKATYNDGMASRYQAAMTRLRKFEEAGPPEERPPAQAVSMRLRGSRTGKRAVVGEALELTGLMKPFDLEVWYGDRVAVLGSNGSGKSHFLRLLAGGGTEPDRTLGHITTVGESLARVPHTGRAVLGARVVPGWFAQNHEHPEYRGRTLLDILHRGDANRDGMAREAASSALDRYGLAAAAQQTFDSLSGGQQARLQILLLELSGATLLLLDEPTDNLDLVSAEALEEGLSRFDGTVLAVTHDRWFTRGFDRFLVFGSDGEVYESDAPVWDESRVVRAR; this comes from the coding sequence ATGGGCTTCATCGACGTCAACGGCGTCTCCTTCTCGCTCGCCGACGGCCGGCCGCTGCTGGCCGACCTCGCGTTCCGCGTGACGGACGGCGCGACCACCGCACTCATCGGCGCCAACGGCGCGGGCAAGTCGACGCTGCTGCGCATCGTCCGCGGCGAGCTGCGACCCGACGAGGGCAGCGTGCAGGTCGACGGCGGGCTCGGCGTGATGGACCAGTTCGTCGGCACCGGCGCGACGATCGAGGGCACGGATGCCACGGTGCAGGGCCTGCTCGTCTCGGTCGCGCCGACCCGCATCCGTGCGGCGGCGATCGAGCTCGAGGCATCCGAGACCGCCCTCATCGAACACGACGACACCGCGGCGCAGATGCGGTACGCCACCGCGCTCGCCGAGTACGCGGAGGCGGGCGGCTACGACCAGGAGGTCGTATGGGACCACTGCACGACCGCAGCGCTCGGCATCCCGTTCGAGCGCGCGAAGTGGCGCGAGCTCTCGACGCTCTCGGGCGGCGAGCAGAAGCGGCTCGCGCTCGAAGCGCTCTTCCGCGGCCCCGAGCAGGTGCTGCTGCTCGACGAGCCCGACAACTCGCTCGACGTGCCGGGCAAGCGGTGGCTCGAGGGGCAGCTGCGGGCGACCCCCAAGACGGTGCTGCTCGTCTCGCACGACCGCGAACTGCTGGCCCGCGCCGCCGATCGCATCGTGACGCTGGAGGTCGGTGCTGCCGGCAACACGGCGTGGGTGCACGGCGGCAGCTTCGAGGGGTACCACCAGGCGCGCGACGAGCGCTTCGAGCGCCTCGACGAGCTGCGCCGCCGCTGGGACGAGCAGCACGTCGCGCTGAAGACGCTCGTGGCCAACCTCAAGGTCAAGGCGACCTACAACGACGGCATGGCGTCGCGCTACCAGGCCGCCATGACGCGCCTGCGCAAGTTCGAGGAGGCCGGGCCGCCCGAGGAACGTCCGCCCGCCCAGGCCGTCTCGATGCGCCTGCGCGGGTCGCGCACGGGCAAGCGCGCCGTCGTCGGCGAAGCGCTCGAGCTCACGGGGCTCATGAAGCCCTTCGACCTCGAGGTCTGGTACGGCGACCGGGTCGCGGTGCTCGGCTCGAACGGCTCGGGCAAGTCGCACTTCCTGCGCCTGCTCGCGGGCGGCGGCACCGAGCCCGATCGCACCCTCGGCCACATCACGACCGTTGGGGAGTCGCTCGCCCGCGTGCCGCACACCGGCCGTGCCGTGCTCGGCGCACGGGTCGTGCCCGGCTGGTTCGCGCAGAACCACGAGCACCCCGAGTACCGCGGCCGCACCCTGCTCGACATCCTGCACCGCGGCGACGCGAACCGCGACGGCATGGCGCGCGAGGCCGCGAGCTCGGCCCTCGACCGCTACGGACTCGCGGCGGCGGCGCAGCAGACCTTCGACTCGCTCTCGGGCGGTCAGCAGGCGAGACTGCAGATCCTGCTGCTCGAGCTCTCGGGCGCGACGCTGCTGCTGCTCGACGAGCCGACCGACAACCTCGACCTCGTCTCGGCCGAGGCGCTCGAAGAGGGCCTGTCGCGTTTCGACGGCACGGTGCTCGCGGTCACCCACGACCGCTGGTTCACGCGCGGCTTCGACCGGTTCCTCGTCTTCGGCAGTGACGGCGAGGTCTACGAATCGGATGCCCCGGTGTGGGACGAGTCCCGTGTGGTGCGCGCCCGCTAG
- a CDS encoding MalY/PatB family protein: protein MQRTAAEPLDVLRTRTSAKWRLYPADVLPLPVAEMDYPLAEPIKAALHAAVDRSDTGYSAGSLPVAEAFQGFAAIRLGWDVDPTRVTCTADVSMGIVEMLRQVTEPGDGVIITPPIYPPFFDLVTEASGRVVEVPMLGGIDEGWSLDLDGIDAAFAAGARAMVLCNPHNPIGLVPEASQLAALADIAARHGVTIVSDEVHGPLVQPGVDYTPFLTVSDAAREHGVAVTAATKAFNIAGLKTALIVTASDRSDRVRRALPYEVEWRMSQFGAIATIAAFRHGGPWLDGVLASLDDNRRLLAELLADELPGVRYRMPDATYLAWLDLSVLGWGDDPAAYALEHAKVALGIGPTFGAGVGRGHARLNFACTPEVLAEAVTRLADAR, encoded by the coding sequence ATGCAACGCACCGCAGCAGAGCCCCTCGACGTCCTCCGCACGCGAACGAGCGCGAAGTGGCGGCTGTACCCCGCCGACGTGCTGCCGCTGCCCGTCGCCGAGATGGACTACCCGCTCGCCGAGCCCATCAAGGCGGCGCTGCACGCGGCCGTCGACCGCTCCGATACGGGCTACTCGGCGGGCAGCCTTCCCGTCGCCGAGGCGTTCCAGGGCTTCGCCGCCATCCGCCTCGGCTGGGACGTCGACCCGACGCGCGTGACGTGCACCGCCGACGTCAGCATGGGCATCGTCGAGATGCTGCGCCAGGTCACCGAGCCGGGCGACGGCGTCATCATCACCCCGCCCATCTACCCGCCCTTCTTCGACCTCGTGACCGAGGCATCGGGCCGGGTCGTCGAGGTGCCGATGCTGGGCGGCATCGACGAGGGCTGGTCGCTCGACCTCGACGGCATCGACGCGGCGTTCGCGGCCGGCGCCCGGGCGATGGTGCTCTGCAACCCGCACAACCCGATCGGCCTGGTTCCTGAGGCCTCGCAGCTCGCCGCCCTCGCCGACATCGCCGCCCGCCACGGCGTCACGATCGTCTCCGACGAGGTGCACGGTCCGCTCGTGCAGCCGGGCGTCGACTACACGCCCTTCCTCACGGTCTCCGACGCCGCTCGCGAGCACGGCGTCGCCGTGACCGCGGCCACGAAGGCGTTCAACATCGCGGGGCTGAAGACGGCGCTCATCGTGACCGCGAGCGATCGCAGCGACCGCGTGCGCAGGGCGCTCCCCTACGAGGTGGAGTGGCGCATGAGCCAGTTCGGGGCGATCGCGACGATCGCGGCGTTCCGGCACGGCGGACCGTGGCTCGACGGCGTGCTCGCGAGCCTCGACGACAACCGCCGCCTGCTCGCCGAACTGCTCGCCGACGAACTGCCGGGAGTGCGCTATCGCATGCCCGACGCGACCTACCTCGCCTGGCTCGACCTCTCGGTGCTCGGCTGGGGCGACGACCCGGCCGCATACGCGCTCGAGCACGCGAAGGTCGCCCTCGGCATCGGTCCGACGTTCGGCGCGGGCGTCGGGCGGGGGCACGCGCGACTGAACTTCGCGTGCACGCCCGAGGTGCTCGCCGAAGCCGTCACGAGGCTCGCCGACGCCCGCTGA
- a CDS encoding GNAT family N-acetyltransferase produces MTTEPNTSIEIRFAVPDDAPTAARLQFEFAAEFDSPTPSREVLAPRFRELIADAAAFVLFAGPTPEPQGYAVVTLRPTVYCDGPLAVLDELYVAPGLRGAGIGTALLEHAIAEVLRRGGGEMHINVDEDDVDARRFYERHGFVNVEPGTDYRMLCYIQEL; encoded by the coding sequence ATGACTACCGAACCGAACACGTCGATCGAGATCCGGTTCGCGGTGCCCGACGACGCCCCTACTGCGGCTCGATTGCAGTTCGAGTTCGCGGCCGAGTTCGACTCGCCCACGCCGAGCCGCGAGGTGCTGGCACCGCGCTTCCGCGAGCTCATCGCCGACGCCGCGGCGTTCGTGCTGTTCGCAGGCCCCACACCCGAGCCGCAGGGCTATGCGGTGGTCACGCTGCGCCCCACCGTGTACTGCGATGGCCCGCTCGCGGTGCTCGACGAGCTCTACGTCGCGCCTGGGCTGCGCGGCGCGGGCATCGGCACGGCATTGCTCGAGCACGCGATCGCCGAGGTGCTCCGCCGAGGCGGCGGCGAGATGCACATCAACGTCGACGAGGACGACGTCGATGCCCGGCGGTTCTACGAACGCCACGGGTTCGTGAACGTCGAGCCGGGCACCGACTACCGCATGCTCTGCTACATCCAGGAGCTCTAG
- the guaB gene encoding IMP dehydrogenase, whose protein sequence is MDQADPFGLTGLTYDDVLLLPGHTDVIPSEADTTSRLTRRIHVATPLLSAAMDTVTEARMAVAMARQGGIGILHRNLSIADQADMVDRVKRSESGMVSNPVTTTPEASVADVDALCATYRVSGLPVVDTDGKLVGIISNRDMRFVSDFEKPTTTVAEVMTKMPLITGRVGMNPDEALAIFAKHKVEKLPLIDDEGHLTGLITVKDFDKSEQYPNATKDSEGRLRVGAAMGFFGDAWERAEALRDAGVDVLVVDTANGESAGVLDIIRRLKTDPTFAHIDVIGGNVATREGAQALVDAGADAVKVGVGPGSICTTRVVAGVGVPQITAVYEASKATKPAGVPLIADGGLQYSGDIAKALVAGADTVMLGSLLAGTAESPGELVFQNGKQFKAYRGMGSLGALQTRGQKTSYSKDRYFQADVPSDDKLIPEGIEGQVPYRGPLSAVAYQLIGGLRQSMFYVGARTIAELKSKGRFVRITPAGLKESHPHDVQIVVEAPNYTR, encoded by the coding sequence ATGGACCAGGCCGACCCGTTCGGACTCACAGGACTCACCTACGATGACGTCCTCCTGCTGCCTGGCCATACCGATGTGATCCCGAGCGAGGCCGACACGACCTCGCGTCTCACCCGCCGCATCCACGTCGCGACGCCGCTCCTGTCGGCCGCGATGGACACCGTGACCGAGGCCCGCATGGCCGTGGCGATGGCCCGCCAGGGCGGCATCGGCATCCTGCACCGCAACCTCTCGATCGCAGACCAGGCCGACATGGTCGACCGCGTCAAGCGAAGCGAGTCGGGCATGGTCTCCAATCCGGTGACCACGACGCCCGAGGCATCCGTCGCCGACGTCGACGCGCTCTGCGCGACGTACCGGGTCAGCGGACTTCCCGTCGTCGACACCGACGGCAAGCTCGTCGGCATCATCTCGAACCGCGACATGCGCTTCGTCTCCGACTTCGAGAAGCCGACCACGACGGTGGCCGAGGTCATGACGAAGATGCCCCTCATCACTGGCCGCGTCGGCATGAACCCCGACGAGGCGCTCGCGATCTTCGCGAAGCACAAGGTCGAGAAGCTGCCCCTCATCGACGACGAGGGCCACCTCACCGGCCTCATCACGGTCAAGGACTTCGACAAGTCGGAGCAGTACCCGAACGCCACCAAAGACAGCGAGGGCCGCCTCCGGGTCGGCGCCGCGATGGGCTTCTTCGGCGACGCGTGGGAGCGCGCGGAGGCGCTCCGCGACGCGGGCGTCGATGTGCTCGTCGTCGACACCGCGAACGGCGAGTCCGCCGGCGTGCTCGACATCATCCGCCGGCTGAAGACCGACCCGACGTTCGCCCACATCGACGTCATCGGCGGCAACGTCGCGACCCGCGAGGGCGCACAGGCGCTCGTCGACGCGGGTGCCGACGCCGTCAAGGTCGGCGTCGGTCCGGGCTCGATCTGCACCACGCGCGTCGTCGCCGGTGTCGGCGTGCCGCAGATCACGGCCGTGTACGAGGCGTCCAAGGCCACGAAGCCCGCCGGTGTTCCGCTCATCGCCGACGGCGGCCTGCAGTACTCGGGCGACATCGCGAAGGCGCTCGTCGCCGGCGCCGACACCGTCATGCTCGGCTCGCTGCTCGCCGGCACGGCCGAGAGCCCCGGTGAACTCGTCTTCCAGAACGGCAAGCAGTTCAAGGCCTACCGCGGCATGGGCTCGCTCGGCGCGCTGCAGACCCGCGGCCAGAAGACCTCGTACTCGAAGGACCGCTACTTCCAGGCGGATGTCCCGTCGGACGACAAGCTGATCCCCGAGGGCATCGAGGGTCAGGTGCCCTATCGCGGCCCGCTGTCGGCCGTCGCATACCAGCTCATCGGCGGCCTTCGCCAGTCGATGTTCTACGTCGGGGCGCGCACGATCGCCGAGCTGAAGTCCAAGGGCCGGTTCGTCCGCATCACGCCGGCCGGGCTGAAGGAATCGCACCCGCACGACGTGCAGATCGTCGTCGAGGCGCCGAACTACACCCGCTAG